In a single window of the Blastopirellula retiformator genome:
- a CDS encoding arylsulfatase → MKYAATLTLLLLASCASTTAAAERPNIILIMVDDMGFSDLGYHGGEIATPNIDALARSGVRFSQFYNNGRCCPTRATLMTGLQPHQTGVGHMTESPGEMNYGAGKSPAYQGFLNDNCVTIAEALKDQGYATLMSGKWHLGENDESRWPLQRGFEKYFGCVSGATLHFYPGGDRGMSLGNEPIEKLESTTDQQFYTTDAFTDYAIQFLKEEQAGAKRPMFLYLAYTAPHWPIQAFEEDIAKYRGKYKIGWDKLREQRLAKQKELGLISANLELSPRTPKIPAWDELDADKQDEMDLKMAVYAAMIDRVDQNVGKLMSYLKESGIEDDTLILFLSDNGGCQEGGVLGGGQFRNIEQRNRQYFHGYGEAWANASNTPFRLYKHFNHEGGTATPFFMRWPAKIAAQQDWYAEPAHLIDVMPTILDVAGATYPAEYDGRKIHPLDGVSLRSAMTGKSLYRQQPLCIEHENNASIRSGDWKLVGRNVARPRGVRPENWELYNIAADRTETNNLAADNPDKVKELAQQWNAWAKRVAVYPKLAEPPAK, encoded by the coding sequence ATGAAATACGCCGCCACCCTGACTCTGCTGCTGCTCGCTTCCTGCGCATCGACAACCGCCGCCGCCGAGCGCCCCAATATCATCCTGATCATGGTCGATGATATGGGCTTCTCTGATCTTGGCTATCACGGCGGCGAGATCGCGACGCCGAACATTGACGCGCTCGCCCGCAGCGGCGTTCGCTTTTCGCAGTTCTATAACAATGGTCGCTGCTGCCCGACTCGTGCGACCTTGATGACCGGGCTGCAGCCGCATCAAACCGGCGTCGGTCACATGACCGAGTCGCCCGGCGAAATGAATTATGGCGCCGGCAAGTCGCCCGCCTATCAAGGCTTCTTGAACGACAACTGCGTCACGATCGCCGAAGCGCTGAAAGACCAGGGGTACGCCACGCTGATGTCGGGCAAGTGGCACCTGGGCGAAAACGACGAGAGCCGTTGGCCGCTGCAGCGCGGGTTTGAGAAATACTTCGGCTGCGTCTCTGGCGCGACGCTCCACTTCTATCCCGGCGGTGATCGCGGCATGTCGCTGGGGAACGAGCCGATCGAAAAACTGGAAAGCACGACCGATCAGCAGTTCTACACCACCGACGCGTTCACCGACTATGCGATTCAATTCCTCAAAGAAGAGCAAGCGGGCGCCAAGCGGCCGATGTTCCTCTACCTCGCCTACACCGCGCCCCACTGGCCGATCCAAGCGTTTGAGGAAGATATCGCCAAGTACCGCGGCAAGTACAAGATCGGCTGGGACAAACTGCGCGAGCAACGGCTCGCCAAGCAAAAGGAACTGGGACTAATCTCGGCCAATCTTGAGCTTTCGCCCCGCACGCCGAAGATCCCGGCCTGGGACGAACTGGACGCCGACAAGCAAGACGAGATGGATCTAAAGATGGCGGTCTACGCGGCGATGATTGATCGCGTCGATCAAAACGTCGGCAAGCTAATGAGCTACCTGAAGGAATCTGGGATCGAAGATGACACGCTGATCCTGTTCCTGTCGGACAACGGCGGCTGCCAGGAAGGGGGCGTCCTCGGCGGCGGTCAGTTCCGCAATATCGAACAACGCAACCGCCAATACTTCCATGGCTATGGCGAAGCGTGGGCCAACGCCAGCAATACGCCGTTCCGACTCTACAAGCACTTCAATCATGAAGGAGGAACCGCCACGCCGTTCTTCATGCGGTGGCCTGCCAAGATCGCGGCGCAACAAGATTGGTACGCCGAACCGGCCCATCTGATCGACGTAATGCCGACGATCCTGGATGTCGCCGGCGCCACCTATCCAGCCGAATACGACGGGCGGAAGATTCATCCGCTCGATGGCGTGTCGCTGCGATCGGCGATGACCGGCAAGTCGCTCTACCGCCAGCAACCACTCTGCATCGAGCATGAGAACAATGCATCGATTCGCTCCGGCGACTGGAAGCTGGTTGGTCGGAACGTCGCCCGGCCGCGCGGCGTGCGTCCCGAAAACTGGGAACTGTACAACATCGCCGCCGATCGGACCGAAACCAACAACCTGGCCGCCGACAACCCCGATAAGGTGAAGGAGCTGGCGCAGCAGTGGAACGCCTGGGCGAAGCGGGTGGCGGTCTATCCTAAGCTGGCCGAGCCGCCGGCGAAGTAG
- a CDS encoding isoaspartyl peptidase/L-asparaginase family protein, with amino-acid sequence MVGMLTATASAEESRWAIALHGGAGFASPDMAPEKVEQFRVALEKALAAGEKVLQSGGTAVDAVQQTVMVLEDAPYFNAGRGAVFNAEAFHQLDASIMDGGNLDGGGVSAVKHVRNPIRAARLVMEKTPHVLLTADDADQFAKTNGLEMVEQGYFYDASSWAEFQQWSEKKNGVAPKAPSYPLNESAAVAEPTDTNFTCGTVGCVALDKHGNLAAATSTGGMTGKLPGRVGDSPILSAGTYADNAGCAVSGTGVGEQYIRHAIAFQTNWRVKENQQPVADAVQDCLDKVLNPGDGGIIAIDHDGNMALQYNSGSMSRGWSDWRGNRGVAIWKEPLEK; translated from the coding sequence ATGGTGGGAATGTTGACGGCGACCGCAAGCGCCGAAGAGTCGCGGTGGGCGATCGCCCTGCATGGCGGCGCAGGCTTTGCGTCGCCTGACATGGCGCCGGAGAAGGTCGAGCAATTTCGCGTAGCGCTGGAGAAAGCGCTGGCCGCTGGCGAAAAGGTTTTGCAATCGGGCGGAACCGCCGTCGACGCCGTCCAGCAGACGGTGATGGTCTTGGAAGACGCACCCTACTTTAACGCCGGACGAGGCGCCGTATTTAACGCCGAGGCGTTTCATCAGCTCGATGCGTCGATCATGGATGGCGGCAATCTGGACGGCGGCGGGGTCTCAGCCGTCAAGCATGTCCGCAATCCGATCCGCGCCGCACGGCTGGTCATGGAGAAGACGCCGCATGTATTGTTGACGGCCGACGACGCCGACCAGTTCGCCAAGACCAACGGGCTGGAGATGGTCGAGCAAGGCTACTTCTACGATGCGTCGAGCTGGGCCGAGTTCCAGCAGTGGAGCGAAAAGAAGAACGGCGTCGCCCCCAAAGCGCCCAGCTATCCGCTGAACGAATCAGCCGCGGTTGCGGAACCGACCGACACTAATTTCACCTGCGGAACGGTCGGCTGCGTGGCGCTGGACAAACACGGCAATCTCGCCGCGGCGACGAGCACCGGTGGGATGACCGGCAAGTTGCCCGGACGGGTCGGCGACTCGCCGATCTTGAGCGCCGGCACCTACGCCGACAACGCCGGCTGCGCGGTCAGCGGAACCGGCGTCGGCGAGCAGTACATTCGCCATGCGATCGCGTTTCAAACTAATTGGCGCGTCAAAGAGAACCAGCAGCCGGTCGCCGACGCGGTGCAAGATTGTCTCGACAAAGTCTTGAACCCCGGGGACGGCGGGATTATCGCTATCGATCACGACGGCAACATGGCCCTGCAGTACAACTCCGGTTCGATGAGCCGCGGCTGGTCCGACTGGCGCGGCAATCGGGGCGTCGCGATCTGGAAAGAGCCGCTCGAAAAATAA
- a CDS encoding zinc-dependent alcohol dehydrogenase has protein sequence MKAMLLSEYKQLDVVEIEQPEIGPHDLLVQVKACGICGSDIHGYDGSTGRRIPPLVMGHEAAGVVTQVGAEVTGFAVGDPITFDSTVSCGVCFNCRKGHINLCDNRMVLGVSCDEYRRYGAFAEYVSVPQHICYKLPAGLPFEHAAMIEAVSVAVHAANRAPLILGDTAIVVGSGMIGLLVVQAIRLAGASQVIAIDLDQGRLDLAKKLGADVGLKADEVDVVAEVKKLTGGRGADVAVEVVGATRTIATAIEATRKGGSITLVGNLSPKVEMPLQAIVSRELSVYGSCASNGEYPACIDLLERGLLKVDPLITAQISLDEGPEWFQRLYAGEPGAMKVIVDPTK, from the coding sequence ATGAAAGCGATGTTGCTGTCGGAATACAAGCAGCTGGATGTTGTCGAGATCGAACAGCCAGAGATCGGCCCGCACGACTTGTTGGTGCAAGTGAAGGCCTGCGGCATCTGCGGCAGCGACATCCATGGCTACGACGGCAGCACCGGTCGCCGGATCCCGCCGCTGGTGATGGGTCACGAAGCGGCCGGCGTCGTCACCCAGGTTGGCGCCGAGGTGACCGGCTTTGCGGTCGGCGATCCGATCACATTTGACTCGACCGTCTCGTGCGGCGTCTGTTTCAACTGCCGCAAGGGTCACATCAACCTGTGCGATAACCGGATGGTGCTGGGCGTATCCTGCGACGAATACCGCCGCTATGGCGCCTTCGCCGAGTATGTCTCGGTGCCGCAGCATATCTGCTACAAGCTGCCGGCCGGCCTTCCGTTTGAACATGCGGCGATGATCGAAGCGGTCTCGGTCGCGGTCCACGCCGCCAATCGGGCGCCGCTGATCTTGGGCGACACGGCGATCGTCGTCGGCAGCGGTATGATCGGACTGCTGGTCGTGCAGGCGATTCGCCTGGCGGGCGCGTCGCAAGTGATTGCGATCGACCTGGATCAAGGACGCTTGGACCTGGCGAAAAAGCTGGGCGCCGACGTTGGTTTGAAGGCGGACGAAGTCGACGTGGTCGCCGAAGTGAAGAAGCTGACCGGCGGCCGCGGTGCGGATGTCGCGGTGGAAGTGGTCGGCGCCACCCGCACGATCGCCACCGCGATCGAAGCGACCCGTAAAGGAGGCTCGATCACGCTGGTCGGCAACTTGTCGCCCAAGGTTGAGATGCCGCTGCAAGCGATCGTCAGCCGCGAGCTGTCGGTCTACGGCAGCTGCGCTTCTAACGGCGAGTACCCGGCCTGCATCGATCTGCTAGAGCGCGGGCTGCTGAAAGTTGATCCGCTGATCACCGCCCAGATCTCGCTGGACGAAGGGCCGGAATGGTTCCAGCGGCTGTACGCTGGCGAACCGGGGGCGATGAAGGTGATCGTCGATCCGACGAAGTAA
- a CDS encoding N-acetylmuramoyl-L-alanine amidase yields the protein MHRTFLAGALLLLAAFPYLAGAQESTSPQAKAQPDWATFNPSPHQSERRGAKISAIIMHYTAGGSQASTVGWFRNPDAKVSSHYVVGRDGTVVQMVPLDKSAWHAGRSTLAGKSGVNAFSVGIEICNWGPLRKVDGKFVTYDGRKYNGGEPIQSADGRYREPYTDAQYATLVKLSSYLIDQYAITHITGHSDIATPKGRKHDPGEGFDWKKISEGLKEKNVKHIGPVTEAEPATAS from the coding sequence ATGCATCGAACGTTTCTCGCCGGTGCGCTGCTGCTGCTGGCGGCGTTTCCTTACCTGGCCGGCGCGCAAGAATCGACTTCTCCCCAAGCGAAAGCGCAGCCTGACTGGGCGACGTTCAATCCGAGTCCCCATCAAAGCGAACGCCGGGGGGCCAAGATCAGTGCGATCATCATGCACTACACCGCCGGCGGATCGCAGGCGAGCACCGTCGGTTGGTTCCGTAACCCCGACGCCAAGGTGTCGTCGCACTACGTCGTCGGTCGCGACGGCACGGTGGTGCAAATGGTCCCGCTCGACAAGTCGGCCTGGCATGCCGGCCGCAGCACCTTGGCGGGCAAGAGCGGCGTCAACGCGTTCAGCGTTGGCATCGAGATCTGCAATTGGGGGCCGCTGCGGAAAGTGGACGGCAAGTTCGTCACCTACGACGGCCGGAAGTACAACGGCGGCGAGCCGATCCAGTCGGCCGATGGTCGCTACAGGGAACCTTACACCGACGCCCAGTACGCGACGCTGGTCAAACTCTCCAGCTACTTGATCGACCAATACGCCATCACCCACATCACCGGCCACAGCGACATCGCGACCCCCAAAGGCCGCAAGCACGATCCGGGCGAAGGCTTTGATTGGAAGAAGATTAGCGAGGGGCTGAAAGAGAAAAACGTCAAGCACATCGGCCCGGTGACGGAAGCGGAGCCGGCGACGGCGTCGTAA
- a CDS encoding DUF1643 domain-containing protein, producing MGRLLSLVVNMEEKNCSMTPFLPAAELKKSYDIFGHFYTVAVSPDEVASCRSVLEIIDKRQTPGDVNIICDRQPDAVFIMMNPGSSQPLVEVDNHIVADEISKLPISLVPTKPDTTQYQVMRVMRYCGWRHVRVLNLSDLRSPKSPVFIKTFERLEATCGYDAHSIFAPARQNELTKKLPKNRETPLVFAWGLSDKLSPLIARCLNAIPPQQNYTGLLAEGTADKYRHPLPTLQRDKETWFRNMIQLCEPA from the coding sequence GTGGGTCGACTTTTATCGCTAGTCGTCAACATGGAAGAAAAGAACTGCAGCATGACGCCATTCTTGCCGGCCGCCGAACTGAAAAAATCGTACGACATCTTTGGGCATTTCTACACGGTCGCCGTTTCGCCCGACGAAGTCGCTTCGTGCCGCAGCGTGCTAGAGATCATCGACAAGCGGCAAACGCCGGGCGACGTCAACATCATCTGCGATCGCCAGCCAGACGCGGTCTTCATCATGATGAACCCTGGCTCATCACAGCCGCTGGTCGAAGTCGACAACCACATCGTCGCCGACGAGATCAGCAAGCTGCCGATCTCGCTGGTACCGACCAAGCCTGACACGACCCAGTACCAGGTCATGCGCGTGATGCGCTACTGCGGCTGGCGGCATGTCCGGGTGCTGAACCTGTCGGACCTGCGCAGCCCGAAGAGCCCGGTCTTTATCAAGACGTTTGAGCGTTTAGAGGCGACCTGCGGCTACGACGCCCACTCAATCTTCGCGCCAGCGCGCCAGAACGAGCTGACCAAGAAGCTGCCGAAGAACCGCGAAACGCCGCTGGTATTCGCCTGGGGACTCAGCGACAAACTGAGCCCGCTAATCGCCCGCTGCCTAAACGCGATCCCACCACAGCAGAACTACACCGGGCTGTTGGCCGAAGGAACCGCAGACAAGTATCGACATCCACTGCCGACGTTACAGCGAGACAAGGAGACCTGGTTTCGGAACATGATCCAGCTGTGCGAACCAGCGTAG
- a CDS encoding DUF1559 family PulG-like putative transporter — MNAPPKIKMARSRRGFTLLELLFVIGIICVLVALLLPATRRSREASRRMQCNNNLKQLGLAMHNYHDTFGTFPPAMLGTTLPDDPLESNVGRLSGMVSILPQLEQNALYEKITSPLDADGRRFPAGGPAPWIADYPPWKIELEALQCASAPRESSELGQTNYAFCIGDLAREVHQPAKRRGMFGGNLTSTIKDANDGTANTILLGEIANRVNRQILGDYITEATGEVLEKPAMSDTFRSKLDKDDYTDKWTLSKYGRGGRWADGSAGDSQFNTILPPNSPSCAVDGDEAVDGLYSLGSYHPGGAHIVLVDGSVRFIANGVDCGDLTQPTLTAEPMSGEAVASLYGVWGALGTASGGEPSINDF; from the coding sequence ATGAATGCACCACCGAAAATCAAAATGGCTCGCTCACGTCGCGGCTTCACGCTGCTCGAACTGTTGTTCGTCATCGGCATTATCTGCGTACTAGTCGCCCTGCTGTTGCCGGCGACGCGTCGTTCACGCGAAGCGTCCCGGCGGATGCAATGCAACAACAACCTGAAGCAACTCGGTCTGGCGATGCACAACTACCACGACACCTTCGGGACGTTTCCGCCAGCCATGTTGGGAACGACGCTGCCGGATGATCCGCTGGAAAGCAACGTCGGGCGACTCAGCGGGATGGTTTCGATTCTTCCGCAGCTGGAACAGAACGCGCTGTACGAAAAGATCACCTCGCCGCTCGACGCCGACGGTCGCCGCTTTCCCGCTGGGGGACCGGCCCCCTGGATCGCCGACTATCCACCTTGGAAAATAGAACTAGAGGCGTTGCAGTGCGCCAGCGCGCCGCGGGAGTCGAGCGAACTGGGTCAGACGAACTACGCGTTTTGCATCGGCGACCTGGCTCGTGAAGTTCATCAGCCAGCGAAGCGACGCGGGATGTTTGGCGGCAACTTAACATCGACGATTAAAGATGCGAACGACGGAACTGCCAACACCATTCTGCTGGGCGAGATCGCCAATCGCGTCAATCGGCAAATCTTGGGCGACTACATAACCGAGGCGACCGGCGAGGTACTGGAGAAGCCGGCGATGAGCGACACGTTTCGCTCGAAGTTGGACAAAGACGATTACACGGACAAATGGACGCTTAGCAAATATGGTCGCGGCGGTCGCTGGGCCGATGGCTCGGCTGGCGATAGTCAGTTCAACACAATCTTGCCGCCCAACAGTCCCAGCTGCGCCGTGGATGGAGACGAGGCGGTCGACGGGCTCTATTCGCTCGGCAGCTATCATCCCGGCGGCGCGCACATCGTGCTAGTCGATGGTTCGGTTCGCTTCATCGCCAATGGCGTTGACTGTGGCGACCTGACGCAGCCGACGCTCACCGCCGAGCCAATGTCAGGCGAAGCGGTCGCCAGTCTGTACGGCGTGTGGGGGGCGCTGGGCACTGCGTCCGGGGGCGAACCTTCCATCAACGACTTTTAG
- a CDS encoding thioredoxin domain-containing protein: MRRQAITILYGLLLLAISVPSFAQGIVVPNTAMAPKISLDAALAPVRWHGRVPSPASIGDKTPVVLVYATWCPKCNVWSPDLFAQIREAIQDKPVVLFAINADENTRGPNYALQRNLVGPNIFHGDDPTIVQRMGFESELFYYSLFEDGMQTARDQAGGHYKQPDGSKEYAIARQIGTGLDGSFSLIQPEQSADLKQVLWPAELGARLDERSLLSMRKNLGESLAAEFNTAILDYLNGQIEKIKLSRNGTIPEQIEGYELASQLADDFKSTSQGKACATLVEQLDEDKAFQEELLAKKLYDQGRARAKSAVDLRRQMGRIVSRYPESYYGQEAQKAIAGGQ; encoded by the coding sequence ATGCGACGCCAAGCGATTACCATTTTGTACGGTCTGTTGCTGCTGGCGATCAGCGTGCCAAGCTTCGCGCAGGGGATTGTCGTACCGAACACGGCGATGGCGCCGAAGATCTCGCTCGACGCCGCCTTGGCGCCGGTGCGTTGGCACGGCCGCGTGCCGTCGCCGGCCAGCATTGGCGACAAGACGCCGGTCGTGCTGGTCTATGCGACTTGGTGCCCCAAGTGCAACGTCTGGTCTCCCGACCTGTTCGCCCAGATCCGGGAAGCGATTCAAGACAAGCCGGTCGTGCTGTTCGCGATCAACGCCGACGAAAACACCCGCGGTCCGAACTACGCGCTGCAACGAAACCTGGTCGGCCCCAACATCTTCCATGGCGACGACCCGACGATCGTACAGCGGATGGGATTCGAGAGCGAGCTGTTCTACTACTCGCTGTTTGAAGACGGGATGCAAACGGCCCGCGACCAGGCCGGCGGCCACTACAAACAGCCCGATGGCAGCAAAGAATACGCCATCGCCCGGCAGATCGGCACCGGCCTCGACGGCAGCTTCTCGCTGATTCAGCCCGAGCAATCGGCCGACCTGAAGCAAGTCTTGTGGCCCGCCGAACTGGGCGCCAGGCTTGACGAACGTTCGCTGCTCTCGATGCGGAAGAACCTGGGCGAGTCGCTCGCCGCCGAGTTCAACACCGCGATCCTCGACTACCTCAACGGCCAGATCGAAAAGATCAAACTCTCCCGCAACGGTACGATCCCCGAGCAGATCGAAGGCTACGAACTGGCCAGCCAACTGGCCGACGATTTCAAATCGACATCACAAGGCAAAGCGTGCGCTACGCTGGTCGAACAACTGGACGAAGACAAAGCGTTCCAAGAAGAGCTGCTGGCCAAAAAACTGTACGACCAAGGCCGAGCCCGGGCGAAATCGGCCGTTGATCTCCGCCGCCAGATGGGGCGAATCGTGAGCCGATATCCGGAGTCCTATTATGGGCAGGAAGCGCAGAAGGCGATCGCGGGGGGGCAGTAG
- a CDS encoding AEC family transporter codes for MIDQIPTILGLTVAVFLVMAIGGSARHLGWLTRKADEGMLKLCIRVLVPCLIFRSVVGNPAFDDATNIYMPPLFGFVSVALGTLIAAWIARVTGRFTGMLSAKTYCSFGVCVGIFNYGFVPLPLVENLFGPEALGVLFLHNVGVELAIWTICVGLVAGGLSKDWWKHVANPPSITIVVSLTVNFLGLAPYIPEMIDQVMRTLSAAAIPMMMLLIGANFFDQITGAGADATDGKNENLWGTAGLAVLLRCGVFPVLYLLAAAMLPISRELKQVAAIEAAMPAAVFPIVLTRLYGGEPRIALRVTIATTIVGLVTIPLWISSAIGVLGLQDTLLDAVVLPDDFPPESKPPKATGPDSSSEATPTTTTPANEAAALDPELVELDAQTIAGLKINTNNLIESNSLTGKIRQLYKRYFAEKIGDQLPNPSPRYAVYHNYQQGSDGGYALLVGGAVEAAPSDQLETAQIAPGKYLKFQAAGKQPEAVIQAWRQIAAYFSDSPHRRAYRTDFERYDDQVPETVEIYVSIE; via the coding sequence ATGATCGACCAAATACCAACCATCCTGGGCCTGACCGTCGCCGTTTTTCTGGTGATGGCGATCGGCGGCTCTGCGCGACATCTGGGCTGGCTCACCCGCAAAGCGGATGAGGGGATGCTGAAGCTCTGCATCCGCGTGTTGGTTCCCTGTCTTATCTTTCGCTCGGTCGTCGGCAACCCGGCCTTCGACGACGCCACGAACATCTACATGCCGCCGCTGTTCGGTTTTGTCAGCGTCGCTCTCGGTACGTTAATCGCCGCCTGGATTGCCCGCGTTACGGGCCGATTTACCGGCATGCTCAGCGCCAAGACCTACTGCTCGTTCGGCGTCTGCGTCGGCATCTTTAACTATGGCTTTGTGCCGTTGCCGTTGGTCGAGAACTTGTTCGGCCCCGAGGCGCTCGGCGTCTTGTTCTTGCACAACGTCGGCGTCGAACTCGCCATTTGGACGATTTGCGTCGGGCTGGTCGCCGGCGGGCTGTCGAAGGACTGGTGGAAACATGTCGCCAATCCGCCCAGCATTACCATCGTGGTGTCGCTGACGGTCAACTTCCTCGGGCTGGCTCCATACATTCCCGAGATGATCGACCAGGTGATGCGGACCCTCAGTGCGGCCGCCATCCCGATGATGATGCTGCTGATCGGCGCCAACTTCTTTGATCAAATCACCGGCGCCGGAGCCGACGCGACCGACGGCAAGAACGAAAACCTGTGGGGCACCGCCGGCTTGGCGGTATTGCTGCGATGCGGCGTCTTCCCCGTGCTGTACCTATTGGCCGCGGCGATGCTGCCGATCTCCCGCGAACTGAAACAAGTCGCTGCGATCGAAGCGGCGATGCCGGCCGCCGTCTTTCCGATCGTGCTGACCCGACTGTACGGCGGCGAGCCGCGGATCGCTCTTCGCGTCACCATCGCTACCACGATTGTTGGCCTGGTGACGATTCCGCTTTGGATCTCGTCCGCGATCGGCGTACTCGGCTTGCAAGATACGCTGCTCGACGCCGTCGTGCTGCCGGACGACTTTCCGCCCGAGTCGAAACCGCCGAAGGCGACCGGGCCCGACTCATCGTCGGAGGCGACTCCCACCACCACGACGCCGGCAAACGAAGCGGCGGCGCTCGACCCAGAACTGGTCGAGCTCGACGCCCAAACGATCGCCGGCCTCAAGATCAACACCAACAACCTGATCGAGTCGAACTCGCTGACCGGCAAGATCCGCCAGCTTTACAAACGCTACTTCGCCGAAAAAATCGGGGACCAACTCCCGAACCCATCTCCCCGCTACGCCGTCTATCACAATTACCAGCAGGGAAGCGACGGGGGCTACGCATTGCTGGTCGGCGGCGCCGTCGAAGCGGCCCCCAGCGACCAGCTGGAAACGGCCCAAATCGCCCCCGGCAAATACCTGAAGTTCCAGGCCGCCGGCAAACAGCCGGAAGCGGTCATCCAAGCCTGGCGTCAAATCGCGGCCTATTTTTCCGACAGCCCGCACCGCCGAGCCTACAGGACCGACTTCGAGCGGTACGACGACCAGGTGCCTGAAACGGTCGAGATCTACGTCTCGATCGAGTAA
- a CDS encoding CbiX/SirB N-terminal domain-containing protein — translation MQSTSANSETIGIVVVDHGSRRAASNELLLDVVQLFRQTTGREIVEAAHMELAEPSIAAAFARCVDQGATLVVVHPYFLSPGRHWSEDIPRLAAEAAANHPGVRHLVTAPLGLHTKMAEIMAERVEVCLARCRGEAATCGICDEQTRCQLLD, via the coding sequence TTGCAGAGTACATCGGCAAATAGCGAAACGATCGGCATCGTTGTCGTCGATCATGGGAGCCGACGCGCGGCTAGCAACGAATTGCTGCTGGACGTGGTACAGCTTTTCCGCCAGACGACGGGGCGAGAAATCGTCGAAGCGGCCCACATGGAATTGGCCGAGCCGTCGATCGCTGCGGCATTCGCCAGATGCGTCGATCAGGGAGCGACCCTGGTCGTGGTGCATCCCTATTTCCTGTCGCCGGGGCGGCACTGGAGCGAAGATATCCCGCGGTTGGCCGCCGAAGCGGCCGCCAATCATCCTGGCGTGCGGCATTTGGTGACTGCACCGCTCGGTTTGCATACCAAGATGGCCGAAATCATGGCCGAGCGGGTCGAGGTCTGTTTGGCCCGATGCCGGGGCGAAGCGGCGACGTGCGGCATTTGCGACGAGCAGACGCGGTGTCAGCTGCTCGACTAG
- a CDS encoding NAD(P)-dependent oxidoreductase has product MSAVTITPGKTNIGWIGTGVMGASMCGHLIDAGFAATVHNRTKAKAQGLLDKGAKWADTPKEVAAASDVVFTIVGFPSDVRHVILGDDGVLAGAKSGDVIVDMTTSEPSLAVEIAKIASEKGVASVDAPVSGGDVGAKEARLSIMIGGDEELVTALTPCWEAMGKTIVRQGGPGAGQHTKMVNQTLIASGMIAICEGLLYGHKAGLDLETVLKSVGSGAAGSWGLSNLAPRIIGNNFDPGFFVEHFIKDMGIALAEARRMGIPLPGLALAEQLYQGVKAQGHGRDGTQALFLTLAQLSGVDWKNR; this is encoded by the coding sequence ATGTCCGCGGTGACGATCACTCCTGGCAAGACGAACATCGGTTGGATCGGTACCGGCGTGATGGGCGCCAGCATGTGCGGTCATTTGATCGACGCCGGTTTTGCGGCGACCGTCCATAACCGGACGAAAGCGAAGGCCCAAGGGCTGCTCGATAAAGGCGCCAAGTGGGCCGATACGCCCAAAGAGGTCGCTGCCGCGAGTGACGTTGTGTTTACGATCGTCGGCTTTCCGAGCGACGTGCGGCATGTGATTCTCGGCGACGATGGCGTCTTGGCGGGCGCCAAATCGGGCGATGTGATCGTCGACATGACCACCAGCGAGCCGTCATTGGCGGTCGAAATCGCCAAGATCGCGTCGGAAAAGGGAGTCGCCAGCGTCGATGCGCCGGTCTCGGGCGGAGACGTCGGGGCGAAGGAAGCCCGGCTTTCGATCATGATCGGCGGCGATGAAGAGTTGGTCACGGCGCTGACGCCCTGCTGGGAAGCGATGGGTAAGACGATCGTCCGCCAAGGAGGACCTGGCGCCGGTCAGCACACCAAGATGGTCAACCAGACGCTGATCGCCTCGGGGATGATCGCGATCTGCGAAGGCCTGTTGTATGGTCACAAGGCGGGGCTCGACCTCGAAACCGTGCTGAAGTCGGTCGGATCGGGCGCCGCGGGCAGTTGGGGGTTGAGCAATCTGGCCCCGCGGATCATCGGCAACAACTTTGACCCAGGCTTTTTCGTCGAGCACTTCATCAAAGACATGGGGATCGCCCTGGCCGAAGCGCGGCGAATGGGGATCCCGCTACCAGGTCTGGCGCTGGCTGAGCAGCTCTATCAGGGGGTGAAAGCCCAGGGGCATGGCCGAGACGGGACCCAGGCCCTGTTTTTGACGCTCGCCCAGCTGAGCGGGGTCGACTGGAAGAACCGATAG